The Wansuia hejianensis genomic interval CAGTATAACGCATCCGGATGACCGCGCCTAGTGGGAAGTAGCGTCAGTTCTGGAAAAAGCTAGCGCAGCGCATGGCCTCCTTCACCGTCTGGACATCAGCACCGCATCTTCCACCGGTTCCTCGTAATAATCTTTCCTGATACCCTCCCTGACAAAGCCCAGCTGTTCATACAGCCGCAAAGCCTTGTCATTGCTCCTTCTCACTTCCAGGTAAAGCCGGGTAACCCCTGCCTCTGCAGCGCGCCCGATCAGCTCCTTCACAAGCTGACTGCCGATTCCCTGGCCCTGACGGCTTTTTGCTACGGACACATTGGTGATGTCGCCTTCATCCGGCACCATCACTACGCCGCAGTATCCTGCAATCTGATCGCCATCTTCCGCCACGAGAAACAGGGTGTCCTGGCGCAGCAGAAAGGAGAAAAAGCCATTTTCCGTCCAGGGCACTGAAAAATTCTCCCGTT includes:
- the rimI gene encoding ribosomal protein S18-alanine N-acetyltransferase, with translation MVKVREMTLDDLEQVMVIERENFSVPWTENGFFSFLLRQDTLFLVAEDGDQIAGYCGVVMVPDEGDITNVSVAKSRQGQGIGSQLVKELIGRAAEAGVTRLYLEVRRSNDKALRLYEQLGFVREGIRKDYYEEPVEDAVLMSRR